The Populus alba chromosome 6, ASM523922v2, whole genome shotgun sequence genomic interval tccaaaaacattttaaaacccTAGACTGTGATCAAACTAGTATTTATAACACCCATGAGGCCCTCCGGACTAGTACTCCGGATCAGCCTCTGCCTTTCTCTGCGTTGTGTACTTTTGTCCCTCAGACTcagaatattgaaaaaaaatccttatgaTTCTTCCCACCCGCACTTTCTTCCTACATTCCTAagttgaaaaagaaagagagagagagagagagagagagagatgagggGTAGATCCTCTAAGCAAGAAACTAAAGAGGGCATGGGAACTGGTAAACTTAGTAAGCTGAAGGAAGAGCCTCACCTCTCTGGTGCTTATATACGTAGCCTTGTGAAACAGTTAACCTCTTCAAGAACCAAAGACCCCATGAATCCCAAAGGCCACGGCTCTGCTGATAGTGATGGTTTTTCTGGCAAAAATATGGCCGATTATAGCGAAGGTTTaagtaaaaaccaaaaaagccaGCAACCCCAAGAACCTCAACCACACAAAAAACAGGTCAGGAGGAGACTGCACACCAGTAGGCCTTACCAAGAAAGGCTTCTTAATATGGCCGAGGCTAGAAGAGAGATTGTCACTGCCCTAAAGTTTCACAGAGCAGCTATGAAACAAGCCAatgaacaacaacaagaacagaaaaatcaacaagaacaagaacagcagcagcagcaatcaTCGCTGCCTGTGCAGCTTTTACCCCCTCCTTGTTTTGAACaggaaggaaaaataaaatctaggAGAAATCCAAGAATATATCCATCAAACTCTACCGATTTTTCTAATTATCTCGACAACTTTTCCTATACACCCTtcactcctcctcctccctgtCCTCCTCCATATCCCTTTTCCTGGCCTAGTTCTTCAATTCTTGACCCAACTACGGCTGAAAATATCAATTTCCCCCTTCCAAACCAAACCTTAGGTCTAAACctcaattttcatgattttaacaacaTAGATACCACTCTTTATTACAGCAGAGACAACCCACCATCAGTTTACTCATCCTCAtctccatcatcttcttctttcccttctCCTTTCACTGCCACCGAGGAGATTCCTTCAGTTTCAAATACATGCGAAGGAATGCCACCTGCAGCGTTTGATGTAACTGACTCATATGGTGG includes:
- the LOC118030624 gene encoding uncharacterized protein, which translates into the protein MRGRSSKQETKEGMGTGKLSKLKEEPHLSGAYIRSLVKQLTSSRTKDPMNPKGHGSADSDGFSGKNMADYSEGLSKNQKSQQPQEPQPHKKQVRRRLHTSRPYQERLLNMAEARREIVTALKFHRAAMKQANEQQQEQKNQQEQEQQQQQSSLPVQLLPPPCFEQEGKIKSRRNPRIYPSNSTDFSNYLDNFSYTPFTPPPPCPPPYPFSWPSSSILDPTTAENINFPLPNQTLGLNLNFHDFNNIDTTLYYSRDNPPSVYSSSSPSSSSFPSPFTATEEIPSVSNTCEGMPPAAFDVTDSYGGAGLHQVMDDEEMEEIRSIGEQHQMEWNDTMNLVTSAWWFKFMKTMELDPEVKTEDDGCHPFEQVMEFPAWLNANDQQHFNDHFSQDYFQDAALPCMDIGEIEGVDGEWLA